One segment of Gopherus evgoodei ecotype Sinaloan lineage chromosome 20, rGopEvg1_v1.p, whole genome shotgun sequence DNA contains the following:
- the C20H1orf232 gene encoding uncharacterized protein C1orf232 homolog, producing the protein MTQGFWKVYKSKVLQSLGSEVQEEEFKDEGDNPELVETTDASVLMEEGSNPISQLARRVQGAGARGWRSMSSLFSREDEHKLLTPEPCADHPLAPKPAESPPAGKMTSGFWDVFATKWQQSSALDKKMAQPEFSEPAAEFSGAPGEPPGEEPTYSNNGSDLQEPEEGTFKWGFLVSKLAEIRNKNAPKGN; encoded by the exons ATGACTCAGGGATTCTGGAAAGTCTACAAGTCCAAAGTGCTGCAGAGTCTGGGCAGcgaggtgcaggaggaggagtTCAAGGATGAG GGGGATAACCCCGAGCTGGTGGAAACCACAGATGCCTCGGTTCTGATGGAGGAGGGATCAAACCCCATCTCCCAGCTGGCACGAAGG gTCCAGGGGGCTGGCGCCAGAGGCTGGAGGAGCATGTCGTCTCTGTTCAGTAGGGAGGATGAGCACAAGCTGCTGACCCCCGAGCCCTGCGCTGACCA CCCCCTGGCACCAAAGCCAGCAGAGTCACCGCCTGCAGGGAAGATGACATCAGGGTTCTGGGATGTCTTTGCCACCAAGTGGCAGCAGTCCTCTGCGCTGGACAAGAAGATGGCCCAGCCTGAGTTCAGCGAGCCAGCGGCCGAGTTCAGCGGGGCACCAGGGGAGCCCCCGGGAGAGGAGCCCACCTATTCCAACAACGGCAGCGATCTCCAGGAGCCAGAAGAGGGCACCTTCAAGTGGGGCTTCCTGGTCAGCAAACTGGCTGAGATAAGGAATAAAAATGCCCCCAAGGGTAACTAG
- the ZNF593 gene encoding zinc finger protein 593 — MAPRSSRQTGSHKARSLARQWKAKRRRRDLDQIHGDLRPDNAARLLHQEPDPDMPGSAQHYCLHCARYFVDLNSMKEHFKSKVHKRRLKQLSEEPYTQEEAERAAGMGSYIPPKKIEVQTQPLEMEESG, encoded by the exons ATGGCGCCGCGGAGCTCCCGTCAGACGGGCTCGCACAAGGCGCGCTCCCTGGCCCGCCAGTGGAAAGCGAAGCGGCGGCGCCGGGACCTGGACCAGATCCACGGGGACCTGCGGCCGGACAACGCGGCCCGGCTGCTGCACCAGGAGCCGGACCCGGACATGCCCGGGAGCGCGCAGCACTACTGCCTGCACTGCGC GCGATACTTTGTAGATTTGAATAGCATGAAGGAACATTTCAAATCTAAAGTTCACAAAAGAAG ACTGAAGCAGCTGAGTGAGGAGCCTTATAcccaggaggaggcagagagagcagCTGGGATGGGATCCTACATTCCTCCAAAGAAGATAGAAGTACAAACTCAGCCGCTTGAGATGGAGGAATCTGGCTGA